One Ezakiella massiliensis genomic window, CTTTGCCATTTCCTCTGCAACAGCGTATTCAAACCTACCGTGGTAGTTGTAACCACCGGTAAAAATATTTGGACAAGGCAGACCCATGTATGAAAGTCTGGCTCCGTCTGTGCCCCCTCTGATAGGTTCAATCTTTGGTTCAACACCAGCCTCTTCCATGGCCTTTATCGCCAGGTTAACTGGAGTCATATCCTCTTCGATTTTTTCTCTCATATTATAATAGCTATCTGTCATGTTCAAATCGATTTCGACTTCGTGCTTGTCACAGATGAAATCACAAACCTTTTGCATCATAGCTTTTTTTGCTTCAAATTTATCACGGTCGTGGTCGCGAATTATAAAGACCATTTCACTTTCGTCCACATTTCCGCTCAAGTCGTTCAAGTGGATAAAGCCTTCCCTATTTTCAGTAAATTCTGGCCTGTCAAAAGTAGGCAGCATATTAAATAATTCCATTGCAATGATAAGAGAGTTTTTCATCTTGCCCTTGGCTGAACCTGGGTGAACATTTCTGCCTTGAATCTTTACGATGGCAGTAGCTGCATTAAAGTTTTCGTATTCGAGTTCACCAATAGCTCCGCCATCAATTGTAAAGGCAAAATCTGCACCAAAGTTTTTAACATCAAAGCAGTCGGCTCCCCTGCCAATTTCTTCGTCAGGAGTAAATCCAATTAAAATATCTCCGTGCTTGATATCTGGATTTACAATTAGGTATTCAATTGCCGTCATAATTTCTGCAATACCGCCCTTGTCATCGCAACCAAGCAAGGTTGTCCCGTCGGTTACAATCAAAGTTTTTCCCTTTTTATCTGTAAGTTCTGGGAAATCCTTTG contains:
- the pepT gene encoding peptidase T — protein: MDLQKQVVERLIKYAKIYTTSDEASETVPSTKRQFDLANVLVEELKSFGLEARVDDKCYVYSKLPKNTDGLPAIGLISHMDTAPDMTGENVNPRIIENYDGGDIKLDKDGKFILSPKDFPELTDKKGKTLIVTDGTTLLGCDDKGGIAEIMTAIEYLIVNPDIKHGDILIGFTPDEEIGRGADCFDVKNFGADFAFTIDGGAIGELEYENFNAATAIVKIQGRNVHPGSAKGKMKNSLIIAMELFNMLPTFDRPEFTENREGFIHLNDLSGNVDESEMVFIIRDHDRDKFEAKKAMMQKVCDFICDKHEVEIDLNMTDSYYNMREKIEEDMTPVNLAIKAMEEAGVEPKIEPIRGGTDGARLSYMGLPCPNIFTGGYNYHGRFEYAVAEEMAKAVEVILKIVGK